The following DNA comes from Mugil cephalus isolate CIBA_MC_2020 chromosome 6, CIBA_Mcephalus_1.1, whole genome shotgun sequence.
CTGAATAAGAGTATGAAGTCATGCTGGCAGGTCTGTGAGGCCGTATTTGGGCTAACGTGCTCACAGTCACTACACACAAAGTACAAATGAAggaatgtaatttaatttgcaGATATTGACCTAAATCTTGATCTTAGTCGAGATGAAAAGTCCACCAAAGCTTTTGAAGTTCATTCTCAGGAAATCCATCCCTGCTTTCAGTCTGTATCTGAGAGGTGAACAGAGTCCAGCATTTCTGAAGTTACGCCGCCAGTATGACTTGGAATCAGATGATAATTTACCACTTCAAGAAACTTTTAACAATATGATTAAACACGTGTTTTCGATCCAGACGGATTTAAACCACTAACGTTCGGATCCACTTTTACATCCTGTAGCGTACGGAGCAGAGTGTACGGTTTGTGTAGAGCTGCTGGTGTAGAAGATGATCTCATCCCACCACGTCTGGCCTGCTACCAGACCCGGAGAGTCTGGCCACTGTCAGCCTTCACTTTGACTTCACAGACGGAGGAGAGATCTCTCCCTGCCGTCAATCAGGGTGTCCTCACTTCTTTTAAACTTGACGAACTTAAACACGACCGCCGTTACAGTAGTGCGGGAAGAGGAATGTAGTGTACCGAACTGACGAGGAATGTTGTTGTGCGACTGAACACTGAGCACATGGCTTCTGAGGAAACGTCACTGTACATTGTCTTGACGTGTTcgacctttttattttcaaccGAACAGCGGGACTACACCGCATTTAtctttcaaactaaatatatcTAGACTAGATGAGTCACGGGCTAATTAATAGTCGCTCAACACAAGCTAGCAGTACACGTGAGCCGCGTACTGTATTTGTTACCTTTGAAAGCAGCAgtaaatttttatatttttttatttacggTTTAAACACAGTCAGAATTTGTGggcagctttttaaaatgtgaaacatttaacGGTTGAAAGGGACGGCGATATTTCTACCAGGAACTGGTGGAGACCAGAGTCGGAGTGAATATCACGCAACTAAATTAATTCTAATGTAGTTCCTTATTTCCTGGAAGAAACTGTCAGCTGTTTGTCATTTGATTAATGCTGCTCTCTGCCTCcgccagttacaaagaaatgttggattatccGGTTTGTACAAGTTAAACGCAAAATTGACATTTGACCATAtgtcagcattatattaactacctaaaatgagagaACGCATCCTTGATTGTTGTAGCTTGTACCAAGTTCCATCCACTACCATGGAGCGGATAGGGCCTCTACGCAGCCTATACAGCAGCCAGcaaccagggggagctccacatgtttCGGCTTTAAGGAACCGTCATGgtgtccagtttttttttttcttttttttcaaagaaagcTAGCCGCTGATGCTTGACACTGAGGCGATGACACATCAGCCAGTCATATGCATTTGCTTCACCTGTTGCCGTGTTATATTTATAGTCAATGCACGTTTCAGCCCACCTCCCAAACCTGTTGATGACATCAGTGGGCACTTAAGTGACACTCAAAACCAGGCCTTTATTTTGCGTCTCGGAACAGcaaacactgtgttttgttAACTTCCCATGCTTCCAGCGCTCAACACACCTCCCCAACAGACTATCTCCCATAACAAACACCAACTACCCACAGGGTCACATGCACCCACAATGGAAAAAGCTTATTGTTCTTGTTGGCGTGTCGCCTGCTAGTGAGACTCTGATCACTGCTATCAGTTGTGAAGTAGTAGTAAAATTCATGCTGGTAACGGCGATAACGATCTGATATCGTGCAAATGCACGTAATGTGtcataaaaaagaagaagaagtgtatTTCAAACCAtggcttcataaagaatacaagacatcagagtaagaGCGTGTATTTTAAACTcatagtggcctcatttactatatagccgagctaacaataaaaaaacataaaacaaacacaggacacaatcacacatatatgtgaaaatgctgtttcaaacactaaaaaagaataagaaaaagaataataccattaaaataaattattgttttattatttacaacTACTTATGAATGAAAACTTGAATCTTTATGCTGAGtctgtgctctcctctttcttgtcataaatgcctcgtattctgcgttgtggtttaacctgaggtgtttcagaaggtttgttttgttgccaaAACTCAGTTTAGTTTGTAtccactgtgttcctgttaatgatGCGCACTACCTGAAGTGACTGTAAGTGTGAAAAGTATCgttattttgatttgaggatcgattttagagcataaagatctggaggtatcgatatttcagtatggATTCGTACATCACTACCACTCAGCCTTGGGAACCAGCTCacaagaaggagagaaacaagGGAAGTGAAGAGGGCGTACACAAGGCTCACGTTGTTTTCGGTCTTCATCTCAGTGGAGCGTTCAAGAACACAAATATTTCTGTTGAGCTAAAGAGCATGAGTGCGTAGAGGTCAACTCTGCGAGTCTCAAGCTACTTGGATTCTGAGCTAGGCCTTTTtgaacacagactactgccacctgctggtatgagcAGTTTTTTGTCTGGCCGGGAGTTATTTGTTTGGTGTGTTGGGGCCTTAACTCTTTAGCCATATCCACTTTAAAGGTGAATAATATGTCAAATATGTGAACCGTGAACTATGAGTTAAAGCTAAATATCGCAGCAGTTGGCTGGTGGTGAGATGTAGACGAATTAAGTGGAATTTTGAGTTTCCAAAGAAGGCTCGCATTTCTCCATTGCATTTGCAAACGCACTCATCAGAGACACTCGACCActtgagaaaacattttatttggcGAGCAGTCCGGCTGCTCCAAGCTTAAATTTACAACATGGTGCGGTTTcacaatatttacaatatacaaCATTGTCACAGTAAATTCAGGCCAAACGCAGCCATGAACGAAAACCATggatattattaaataaattaaactgatatTTTGCGTGTGTGTAAACTAGTGCAAATGAAAACTAGGGTCAAATAGTAAGTGTATCAGAACCctattttaaatctttaagtGGATATCAGCACAGAAAAATACATTCATCGTCTGTTCGATGTGAAAAAAGTGTTCAGACTATTCAGCCTTGAATGCAGTGTCACTACAACATCTTCTAGCTCAAACTACCAAATTCTAATCGTGTAGTAAAATTAAGTTCAGGTAATCCCATTTGATTGAAATGGTCTTTGCATTTCCTGTGGAAACATACAGCACAgctcccccaccccacagcataACCACCCCGACTTCTTCGTTGAAAGCTCTCGGCAGGACCGAACTGAAAATGGCTTTGggttttttgcattttccacACTCCGTCGTTAATGTTTATGCTCAGAATTTGCATTCGGGTCCATTATCTCCAAGGCAGCGGCCGGAGTGGACATCGTGTGCGGTCACATATTCGCAGTCACAGCTGTAAACAAATGACTTCGGGAGTGGCTGTGTAGTTTGCCTAGGACTTAATGTGACTGTCCTCAGCCCTTCTCAGCAGTTCTTTGTAGAGCTCGGAGTCGATAAACCTGGGGTAGGCGTTGTTCTCCATCAGGCTGTAGACTTTCCTCTGAGCCGCCAGGAAGCTGGTTGCGGTGGGCTCGCGGAGGTTCTGAGCGATGGCATTTTTGGTGTGGAAATCCAAGTTTATCTGTGACCAAAGAGAAACAATCCAGAATGAGCCAATGATACCAAACCTAACACGGAACACCCTGTGTGGCTATCAAAGCTGCACGGCACGTGCATTCAAATGAACGTGAAGAAACTAATCTAGCAAGTCAGTTATTTGGATGTGCAGCACATTCTAGCGAGGATCAAGCCGTCACCTCTTTGGGGGCTTCGTTTTTAATGAACTCCTCGTAAATGACGTTGGCCTTGGACGCCATGGCTTTGTGCGACGTGAGCATCTTGAAATCCTCACATGCCGTCCAAAACTCGATGTTCTCTTCGCAGAACTCGGACTTGAGGAAGATACGAAATGCAGCTTTGCCATCTGCGGGAGGGgagcggagagaaagaggagtgtGTTAAGACTTGCCCAGTGACAGCTAGCTGGCTGTTTGCCCATCGGTGCAAGGTAAAGTAAGTGCTAGGTCATCACAAGGTTTGTTTTATTGAGGCCAATAAAGCGCTATCAATCAGCGCACAGTTAGCATGTGGCCTTTGAGACTCTTTTTATGTTACGATGTGCCAATAGACTGCGCGAGTGATGCTTACATTTATGACTGAGCAGTTGATCGAACGACTGCGCCCATTGCTTCACGTCATCGGTAGTTGGCCTgagggaggaggacaaagaTCACGTAAGAGATAACTACGGTAGAGGCAGCTGCCTTGTTAGTGAAGCGTCGCAGAAAAATCCTCAAAGTACCACATCTGAATGTtcctagaaaaaaaatacgtttaaaaaaacaacgtgTAATTACTCATTTAAATtggttgaattttattttactgcacaGACTTTGCTAGACAGTCTGGAAGTTAATAAATTATGTGCTGCATATGAAGTCACATATACAGGTGCACACTAGCGGAATGGGAACATGTGCAAAAGTTTTGAAACTTTTGTGCAAAATACatccaaaaatatatatataaaaatgaattatatgATTTAAACTAACATGgagcacaaataaaatgcatatttataacAGAATCCTTAAATTAAACGCGTCTTACCTGTAGGATCTGTTTTTCGTTGGGTGCAGTATCGGCTGGGAAGAGTTCGACTTCAGGAGAAATCTTATTCTGTTTCTCCAGtttttcctcctgttaaaaaaaaagaagacaaaaacaagagtTAAATCATGAGTGCATCATGGAAGTGCAATTCTTTCACAAGGTAGATCCCGAGCGGGAACGTTAAACGCCATCAAACGGTGACTTACTTTATCCCCTTCTTGTCTGCCGACGGGTCAGTGGTTTTCAGGCTGTCAGTGAATGCCATGCTTTGGGATGAAACAGTAGCGAGGTTCTCTCTCATGGCTTTGTGttcctctccttttccctcttgGCTGCTCCAGCGCCTTTTATAGTTTCTCTCCTGCCCTGAtctgcggtgtgtgtgtgtgtgtgtgtgtgtgtggcagggtTGGGAAAGGCGGTCTTGGTATGACAGGTCTTTAATTTGATTGGCTCTTGCTGTGTAAACAGCATCTTGCCCTGGTTTGACTCTCAGGGCCCGAGGCGATGATAGGCTGTCACTGCATAAACACTCCCTCCCCTAAGGGCTTCCATTTTTAAGAGTAAGGTCAGTACGAGTGACGTACATGGCTCACGCAGTGcacttattttagtaaagtaaAGTTGTGTGTTTGGGAGCGAGGGAACTTTTTGATcctttcttgtgtgttttccttctaATTAATGAGTGTATTTTCCGAAATTGCAGCTGCCTGTAGATTTGGATCCATTGCAGATTCATTTTACAGTTCCAAGTATATTCTTAGCTTCTTAGAGTATTTATTGCCTAATTACAATTTTAAgtaattcaaataatacacaagttcaaattttattatttatttaatttcaaacatgtgcaacagtagagtggtGCATCTTCTacatttgtccctttactaaaatatgttggattcatgttaatgtgtatttaaatttgtggggggaaaaaaaaagaaagtctaatcaaccaaagattctgcgacccccccccccccccccccccccgcagtacctccgtggaccccctggATGTCAaggaccccttgttgaagacctgtggccGAGAGCAGTAATTCTCAACTGGGGGCCCCCCCAGTGGTCCGTGGTGGTAATTGCAAGGGGTCTGATTATTTTCCTCAAATGTCACTGACACTtttatctacctaaactacagagggtACCAGGATTTTGTTTTGGGGGCGTAGATCAAAAACATGCTGGAGATCCAGGACCATAAAAAGGTTGAGAACCGCTGCGGCCCCGCTGCGACGCCACCTCCGATGAAGGAATTCAGCATGTTTCAGCATTTACGCTGACGGTGAACAATGCTTGCAGTGTTCACGCTCTGAGCATTACTCACACAAGGTGTGTATCCATGAGGCATCGTGCCCTCTGTCGCGATGGCATGCCGCGATATGACAAGTTTGTACAAGGACGATTATGTAATATCCTCTTGCATCTGCAGGCAGGGTGATTCAAAAAACTTATAAAGGAAAGACACCCAAGCCCAGTGAAGGTTTGTTTTACATTGCTCTCGCTTTAACGGCagtttgagaaagaaaaaaaaaagtaaaagctttGATAGAATCACCCAACCCAACCGGTGCTCTTTCATAGGTCAGCAAAGGTTTCATGCGACTTGTTTTGAAAGGATTAAATAACCATATATCAGAGTATTTAAGACCTGCTTCAGTGGAAACGTGGTTCAATCAGTCAGAGAGGCCTCGGTCGAGGAACTGACCATTTATAGCAAAAGGATATAGTTAGATTTAGAGGATAAGCTTTGCCTTTTTGAGGGATCTCTCAGAAGAATTTGAGCAGCAGTGAGGTGCTGCCAAGGGGAAACCGATCCTCGCTCAACAAACATAACGAGCAAACATATTATtaaagtcaacaccttgaaaagcaggagaaggaggaggaggagaagaaggaggaagaggaggagtgggatggaggagagggaggaggagggaagccGTGGCAGCAACCGTGCTGGCATGAGGGTATAAACATTGCGAGTGCAACGTGTGCATGCGTTCCCATGCACGTTTACCAATATGACCGTGTGTCACTTGACAGCTGATTGATGAGGTTGCATCCATGAATGGAGCAGCTGATCATTAGACCAAGCCcagttttcctgtttctgtctgtcattcGCATCCTGTTTGAAACTTACGTAAGAACGAGAGTTTCAGCCTCTGACACGCGGAGGAATCTTGGCAGCCGAGCAGATGTTTTTGGCCCCGCAGGAGCCCGAAGAAGTCCGTAACGAGTCCAAGAGACGCGCTCGCTACATATTATTGCTAAATTAGTTTTGGCCAATCCGCACATCTGCACAGAGTTTGCTTTTTGTCTGCGTGATAAATGAAAGTTGGGATTCTTCTCCTGGTTGGGCTTTGATGGGTGTAGCTGGTGGATAAAGCTGCTTTGCCTTCAGTGGGGTTACTTGACGGTGCTTCTGGTGGTTGTGGCACCTTCGTGATTCAAGTTTGTGGGTGCAGGGCTCCGCTTTATGTGGGTCACGTGTTTCGACGACTGTCCTCATTGCAGCAGCCTTGTGTGTGACTCCCATGTTTAGGGATGTATGAACAACTTTAAAGTCTGCTACCAGAGTCtttttaaagttacattttttgagAAGGGAGGTGTCTTTGCAAGTGTCTTTGTCTTGTGCATGGACATGATCATCTTAACCAAAAGGGCACGGCTGCAGTGGCGTGAGGAGACGCCACCTTTCAGCCGCAGACACTGACCATGTCTcatccttttttcctttttattgtaAGTTCTAGAAATAAACCATCTATTTTTGTCTGTCATCATCCACAACTGTGCCTTTCTTCCCGTCCACCACTTCAATAGAATATTTCTCAGAAATGTattaaggtgtttttttttttatatcacaaGACCTTCACAGAGGAACCTCTGTGAATTTGCCGCTGCATGTGACCGCACTCACTTCTGTAATCAGTCGACCCGACTCTCAAGAAATGACATTAGCTCCGCATAAAGCGCTCTGTGTTTGCGAGAAGCTAAAATTACATTAATGAATTCAGACGTGccagaaaaatgttttctgactttttaccGATCTGTTCGCATTGATGAAAGCAAATGTAATCGGCTTAACTCGTTTGACATGCCACTGTGTTgacttcaatttttttttttttcctgctttgttttctcagtGGATGAAGGGCACGGATACAATACATAACAGTCAGAAACCAGTAGGTCTGGTTCCTGTTCACAGCGGATGAGTAACCCACAGCCCTGCCATCTTTCCGatgatttgtttgctgtggtcatgaaaaaatgtttgtcCTTCCATTAAAGGTGCGGTAGAACGGTACGCGTAAAGATAATTCAATTAAAGAGACGGGGCACAACTGAGCAGCAAATGAGTAACAGAAGTAGAAAAGTACAAGAACAACTTTTTCAAAGTTACTGTAAAAATGGAGTGCAGTGAAGATTTTCCAGGAACTATACCGGTTGACGTCGACGTCACATCCCAGAAACTCCAAAAGTGCATTTCTGGTATGGGACAGTTTGCACATGGAGTGCAAAAGGAATAATCACATTTTGTCCCGCGGTATCGGTGCTACAACGCGTGTGCGTCACCTGCTCCGTGGTGTTGTGATTATCGGCggcctcccccctcctttctctctctctgtgtgtcgcACCAGTTTGGAGCTCTGCCGGGTGAAAACATGGTGTTCACCTCGTGTGTTTATTATGATGTGCGGACTGTGTGTGAGCGGCCGTCTGTTTAGAAGTGGATGAAGAGCAGAGCCAAGTTTCCACTGAGGCACAAGTTCTGTCCGGCGGGCCTTACGCAGACGGTGATTCCCAGCACTGGCTCGCAGTGTTTGTCTCCTTCGTGTTTGGGTGTTCATAAAGTCCAGCTGAACTCTTAACTGAATTGGGGGCTTTTCCCTTTCGCCTAATTTCGGTAAACACAAGTGcctaaaattaaaaagagttTTCAAGTGCTTAAAGGGAGACTCGCTGCAGCCCAACAGGACGTGTCAGCGAGTAAACCACAGATAGTGTGTCCTCTGGCTGCTGCATGCTCACTGTATCCAAAACATttaggaaatgaaaataaatgaaagaaaagccGTGGGTTGTGGCAGATACTCTGAGAGTGagactttcttttttggcaGAAAAGTCTGAAACTCATGATAAAAGTTCAACCAATAAACGTGGGATAAACTCCCGACAGGGCAGCTGTACATGATGTCTGCACGTACGTTCTGCAGAGCAAGTTGTTCTCACCATGAGGTCAGACCTCATCTGTCAGGATCTATAAGGATTAAATGAATGCGATCGTTTGAATAATTTTGGATTTAAATCATTGATAAAACAGTTGTTTGAGTGCAGCGTGAGATATTCGGATGTGGCTTTTTATGCTGCACTGGAAAGGAGGGTTCAGTTGAGTTTGATTTATATAGCAGCAAATATGCCTTACAGGAGCCACACTACATTTCAAGTTGGAAACAAACTTTCCCCTGCTGCTTTAATAATCCAAGTAAAGTGAAAAGTAAAGTTATAGCTAGGGATCCTTTCTTGTTTCAATACTATGAGTTAAAATAACATATTAGTTGACATACTCCATTGAAGAAAACTCATTTAATCTTTAACTCCATTTATAAGTGAAGGTAATTAGACCTTATACTCAGTTTATAGAGGTAGAGGATATGCATTGATGACGCTGCCGCCTGGGGCTGCgtccctgagtggcaaaaacacagtgaattgtagcagtaaatacagcgaggcTGGGAAAAttgtggattatcagattaaattaaggacaagtggactcaacaatgatccatacgaactagtatggatttggaaacgTGGATTAGTGTCAGTTTCAGTTTGAGGTCATTTCAGTtacgataaatgtagctaaataaaggtgctaacgctaagagctttgcTGAGAAGTGATGtcacaatactgtagcgttaaaaggaggATGATGAGAAGTGATCATaaatattctgttttgtttgttttattatttactggtGGAACTAAAATAGTTTCTGTCGGCCAAAACCAACCGCCAAGACAACAACATGATctgaagaagtaacttaaggtatgacttcatcaaaaaatactgcgtaaatgaatattacctgacgCAAactgtgaaccacaacaccaggtttcagtgcctggattccagtagTTTCCTCTAATGCAGTGTCCCAAAAATAGCAGCAGCCTCTGTTTCCTAGTATTAATTTCATGtcacttctcctctttctcctccccctgtTGCTTTTTGCAGCTCAAAACGTACAAAACAAGATATGAGTTAAATGAACATTGGCACAGACGAAcatcagtttcatttttgaaatttcagaaaactGAGTTCAAAGTCAAAACCACGTCATCgattaaacagaagaaaaacatccacatgactTAACGGGGAATGTGAGGTTTTACAGTGCAGAGCCTAAAACTCCCAGAGAAAGCGTTAATGCACACACCgatgtattgtgttgtgtacCGATTTAACCTGGTGTGTCTCAGTTGTGTGGTGTAATTCCAAGAAAGTCGGCGAACTTGACA
Coding sequences within:
- the rgs2 gene encoding regulator of G-protein signaling 2; the protein is MRENLATVSSQSMAFTDSLKTTDPSADKKGIKRKNWRNRIRFLLKSNSSQPILHPTKNRSYRPTTDDVKQWAQSFDQLLSHKYGKAAFRIFLKSEFCEENIEFWTACEDFKMLTSHKAMASKANVIYEEFIKNEAPKEINLDFHTKNAIAQNLREPTATSFLAAQRKVYSLMENNAYPRFIDSELYKELLRRAEDSHIKS